From one Cynocephalus volans isolate mCynVol1 chromosome X, mCynVol1.pri, whole genome shotgun sequence genomic stretch:
- the NDP gene encoding norrin, with protein sequence MRNHVLAASFSMLSLLAIMGDTDSKMDSSFMTDSDPRRCMRHHYVDSISHPLYKCSSKMVLLARCEGHCSQASRSEPLVSFSTVLKQPFRSSCHCCRPQTSKLKALRLRCSGGMRLTATYRYILSCHCEECSS encoded by the exons ATGAGAAATCATGTACTAGCTGCATCCTTTTCTATGCTGTCCCTGCTGGCGATAATGGGAGATACAGACAGCAAAATGGACAGCTCGTTCATGACGGACTCGGACCCTCGACGCTGCATGCGGCACCACTATGTCGATTCTATCAGCCATCCATTGTACAAGTGTAGCTCAAAG ATGGTGCTCCTGGCCAGGTGTGAGGGGCACTGCAGCCAGGCGTCACGCTCAGAACCTTTGGTGTCCTTCAGCACTGTCCTTAAGCAACCCTTCCGTTCCTCCTGTCACTGCTGCCGGCCCCAGACCTCCAAGCTGAAGGCGTTGCGGCTGCGCTGCTCAGGAGGCATGCGACTTACTGCCACCTACCGGTACATCCTCTCCTGTCACTGTGAAGAATGCAGCTCTTGA